In Archaeoglobus profundus DSM 5631, the sequence ACAATCTTTGGATAATTCGAGCTACTGAAACCTTCTGTTAGTATCAAATCGTACTTGTCCTTGAAAATTTCGATAAGTGTATCGAGATCATCTGGAATCCTACCTATGAAAGCAGTCTTTTCCTTAGAGGTTATTACGACATCTGCTCCACTCCTAAAAATCCTCCAAGAGTCCTTTCCTTCCCTATCAATATCGAACTCCTTCGCATGCTTAATAACCAGAACTACCAAGCCTTTTTTCTTCAGAATGGGTACAACACCTTCTATCAGTGCAGTCTTTCCAGAGTTTGATTTTCCGACTACACACAGAACTTTCACTTAGAATGATTTGCACGCTCAAATATAACGCTTTTTTTTCAGATGAACCTTATAGTTTCCAAGTTCATCGGAGCTCTAGTTTCGATCTTGTATGTCTTGTAGATGCTCGATGCCAAGTCTATGCATTTACTTTCTTCACCGTGCACGGTAATTATCTTTTCAGGCTTATCGCTCAGCGCTTTGACGTAGTTCATTAGCTGCCTTCTGTCTGAGTGTCCAGAGAAACCATCAACAGTTTCAACTCGCATGTTCACCTTGACTACCTCTCTCCTTCCATCGACCGTGAAAGGCACTTCTTTCCAACCCTTCTGAATCCTCCTACCCAAAGTTCCCTCAGCCTGATAACCGACAAACACGATAGTGTTCTTTTCATCACCAGCCAGAGCCCTAAAGTATTCCATGACTGGACCTCCGTTGAGCATACCTGATGTGGAGATTATCACGCAAGGCTCCGATGAGTCGATGACTTCCTGCCTCTTCGAAGGAGAATCAACTCTCACGAAGCTCTCGCTTATAAATGGATTTATACCCTGATGGAATATCAAATCCCTCAGATGTGCGTTTAGATATTCTGGATAGGCTGTATGGATAGCTGTAGCCTCGTATATCATTCCATCGATGTAGACTGGAACTTCATCTATCTTCTTCGTTCTTATAGCCTCTTCAAGAACTATCATTACTTCCTGACTCCTACCAACTGCAAAGGCTGGGATGAGAACCTTACCACCCTTACTTATTGTCTCGTTAACAATCCTGATTAAATTCTCTTCAGCCTCCTTTCTCGAAGGTTGGAAGTCTTGGCTGCCTCCGTATGTTGCCTCCATTATAAGAGCTTCAAGCCTTGGGAAGTTTGTCTCTGCTTTATCGAATAGCCTAGTCCTCTCAAATTTGAAGTCTCCTGTGAATGCTATGTTGTACAGTCCCTCACCTATGTGGAAATGGGCTATTGCTGAACCTAAGATGTGTCCAGCGTTGTAGAATGTCAGTCTGACGTCGGGTGCTATGTCCGTTACGACACCATAATCAAGCGTTATACAGTGCTTTAAGGCCGTTCTTATCCAGTGAGACTCGTAAGGTATTGTAGTCCCTTCTCTGCTCGCAACTTCTATGAAGTCGAGTTGCAACAGAACCATAAGATCTCGGGTAGGTGGTGTTAGGTAAACTGGGCCTCTGTAGCCGTACTTGAACAAGACTGGAACTAGACCGCAATGGTCGAGGTGTGCATGTGTAATTACAACGGCATCTATGCTGTCTAACGGCTGGATTTCTGGGATGTAGAGGTAGGGAGGTTGGTTTCCACTGACGTTTATTCCACATTCAACCAGTATCTTGCTATTTGGAGTTTGCAGGAGGTAGCAACTCCTACCTACTTCCCTCGCTCCCCCCAAGAACGTCACTCTTACCCACTTATCTGCATGTAAGATTGGACGGTTTATGCTCTCTCCTATTCTCTTCAGAATTTCCTTTCTTTCTTCTCTGACGCTTAAAAGATAGCTCCTTATGCTTTCTATTGTTTTAGATTTTAATGGCGGAGTTCTAACTACTCTAGGACTCCAGCCCGTCTCCTTTAGAATCTTTCTAAATGTCGAACCACCCTTACCAATGACTACACCCGGCTTCTCAGCCTCTATTATAACTTCACAGTACTCTTCATCAAAGAATATGCTCGTAATCTTGGCATCCTCCGGTACAATCTGTCTGATTATCTTTTCAGCTTCCTCCTTAGGCTTTAAGCTCTTGGGATCGGCTCTTATGATGATTCTCTTCCTCAAATCCTTTGCCAGCTTTTTTACGATATCGGCGTTAGCAAGCTCTTGTGGATTTTTGACATAAACTACTAGAAATGGGCCTTCAAATTCTACATCCTTTACCTTAACTTTCTTGGGCAGAGACTCTATTACCTTTTGCTTTATCTCCTTAATCTTGTCCATCATGCTCTTCTCAAGCTGCTCAGTATCTTATCGACCTCTTCTTTGCTGAGTTCGAAGTAACCATCTTTTGTTATCTTAACTACATCTATACCGTCGCCTGATGCAGAGTCTCTCCTCATTGCGGAGTATATTGCTCTTACAGCTAGTTCGACTCCGTCATCCACGGTTATTTCTGGCGTGTACCTGTCTTCAAGGACACCGTAAGCTGTTGGACTTCCCGAACCGGTTGCCACAATGTCTATTTCCTCAATAGCGCCACCCAGGAGGTCTATTGAATATATGCTCGGTCCTCTCTTGTCTACACCACCAACTAGAAGTTGTACGAAATACGGGAACCATCTAACGGAGTTCAGTATGTTGGATAGTAGTGTAGCTATGGCCTTAACAGTAGGTTTCTCCTCTTTCCTGATCTCGTAGAGCTTTATCTCAACGGATATCAGTCTAGCTAGGAACTGCGCATCACCAACAGCACCAGCAGTTGTCATTGCAACCCTGTCTGCAATCCTGTAAATCTTCTTAGCTCTCCTACTCGCTATGAAATTGCCCATAGTAGCTCTCTTCTCTGTGGCAAGTACTACTCCGTCTTTGCAGACTAGTCCGACCGTAGTTGTTCCTTTATACACCTTATCCTGTATTTCCCCTAACATTCTGATCACCAGAATTCGAAGAATTCGTTTGATGATGCTCCAAACGTACGAAGATATTTAAGCCTTTTTGAAGTTAAAAAATTAAAATCAAACTTCCGCAAGTTTTTCAAACCAATCCTTCAACATCACGAACTGTTCGTGTGTGTTTATGACATCCGTCTCCATTGGGCTCTTGAAGAAGAAGGCCATTTCCTTGACGACTCCGCTTATACCCTTCTTCTTGGCAAACAGCAGGAATCTTGCTATGTCCAAAATTAGAGGTGCTGCGACAATCGCATCTATGCCATCCCATATGAAGTAGAACTTCATCTTAGTGCCTAGGAACCCTTGGAAGTGAATGAAGTCGAATGCTGTCTTATTATCAACTAAGCTTGGGAAGTATTCGATTTCTGTTATTGTGTACGGTGAGTATCCCATTATCTTCTCAAGTACCTTATCCTTAC encodes:
- the mobB gene encoding molybdopterin-guanine dinucleotide biosynthesis protein B; this translates as MKVLCVVGKSNSGKTALIEGVVPILKKKGLVVLVIKHAKEFDIDREGKDSWRIFRSGADVVITSKEKTAFIGRIPDDLDTLIEIFKDKYDLILTEGFSSSNYPKIVVLKDGEDLRSYTNVIAVVADFNVDFQPKFRRDDYENIANFMISWIKSACPSPF
- a CDS encoding beta-CASP ribonuclease aCPSF1, which translates into the protein MMDKIKEIKQKVIESLPKKVKVKDVEFEGPFLVVYVKNPQELANADIVKKLAKDLRKRIIIRADPKSLKPKEEAEKIIRQIVPEDAKITSIFFDEEYCEVIIEAEKPGVVIGKGGSTFRKILKETGWSPRVVRTPPLKSKTIESIRSYLLSVREERKEILKRIGESINRPILHADKWVRVTFLGGAREVGRSCYLLQTPNSKILVECGINVSGNQPPYLYIPEIQPLDSIDAVVITHAHLDHCGLVPVLFKYGYRGPVYLTPPTRDLMVLLQLDFIEVASREGTTIPYESHWIRTALKHCITLDYGVVTDIAPDVRLTFYNAGHILGSAIAHFHIGEGLYNIAFTGDFKFERTRLFDKAETNFPRLEALIMEATYGGSQDFQPSRKEAEENLIRIVNETISKGGKVLIPAFAVGRSQEVMIVLEEAIRTKKIDEVPVYIDGMIYEATAIHTAYPEYLNAHLRDLIFHQGINPFISESFVRVDSPSKRQEVIDSSEPCVIISTSGMLNGGPVMEYFRALAGDEKNTIVFVGYQAEGTLGRRIQKGWKEVPFTVDGRREVVKVNMRVETVDGFSGHSDRRQLMNYVKALSDKPEKIITVHGEESKCIDLASSIYKTYKIETRAPMNLETIRFI
- the psmB gene encoding archaeal proteasome endopeptidase complex subunit beta, coding for MLGEIQDKVYKGTTTVGLVCKDGVVLATEKRATMGNFIASRRAKKIYRIADRVAMTTAGAVGDAQFLARLISVEIKLYEIRKEEKPTVKAIATLLSNILNSVRWFPYFVQLLVGGVDKRGPSIYSIDLLGGAIEEIDIVATGSGSPTAYGVLEDRYTPEITVDDGVELAVRAIYSAMRRDSASGDGIDVVKITKDGYFELSKEEVDKILSSLRRA